A segment of the Triticum urartu cultivar G1812 chromosome 1, Tu2.1, whole genome shotgun sequence genome:
gaacacgagagagagagagagagagatcaaacacatagctactggtacataccctcagccccgagggagaactactccctcctcgtcatggagagcaccgggatgatgaagatggccaccggagaaggattgccccctccggcagggtgaacgggtctagattggctttcggtggctacggaggcttctggcggcggaactctcgatctattgttgcgttctggaagttttaggtcacgtaggtatatatgggtgcaggaagtacgccaggagagccacgagggccccacgagacagggggcatgccctagggggggtgccccccaccctcgtgagcacctcgttccttccttgacgtggggtccaagtccatcaggtgtgttccaccctcatgagcacctcgtccgtcaggtgacttattggaaccaaacaggccctTAGTGCACACGAGGATTTGCGTTTGGCACGAAGGGTCATGCACACGCACGAGAATCAAGGCGCCACATCAATGCACGAGAACCAAAGAGTCATCCTCGCCTCCCTTGGCTTGTTCTCTTTCCGCATTGCAACGATAGGCCAGCCGGTCGACCGCCTGTGAGATTAGTCCGGTAGAGCTTCGAGTCCGGTACGTCTGCCATGGCGGCACCGGAATAGCATGCATGCACCAAGGCTGGTTCCAGTCTTCCATCATGCATGTGcattggccctgtttggatactctaacacAGTTAGAGTTAGAGTTATTTTCTAACCCACTCTAACCCAAATAAGCACCTCTCCACCGGGATAGTTGGGTTAGATGGAACTAACCCACTCTAACCCTCCCTGTTTGGATACTTTTGGGTTATTTGAGCCTCCAACTAACCCAAGCTAGCTCTAACCCCatgatccaaacagggccattGAGGGCTGCCTTTTGGATCCATCGATCCATAAATTATCACAAAAGTTTGAAAGGAGTTTGACATATATAGTACTTCCTCCGTTTATGTgtataagtcaccttacgaagaccaaataatcccaaaacacttagacATAATACATTAAATCCTATCTCGTTTTTTATTTCTTGACATAAATAAAAGAATTAACCAATAAGATATATGGGaatgtatgcttttaatgacttgagactatcaaacacgatatgcagtggtcagttcattgcatgcaatgctattaattagcaaataaccGTTAAGTTCTCTCGTTTTTATCTCCGCCTTGATCGcggtgcacaatctaagatgacttatGCACCTAGATGGAGGAGTAGGACTTTTTGGCAGTATTTTGTTCAAAACTTCTCAATAATTTCAGTGACATTTTAAATGATTGCACTCACTGACTATAGAACGGTTGTCCAACATGAAATGTATTTGACCTATGCCAAACAAGAGGTTAATCAACTTCATTCGTCTCTCCTCTTTGCAGGACAGCAGCAAAACAAACATTCTTGCTTCTTTCATTTCCTTCCAAGAGGTGGTTTTGGGTGATATATAGTAACCATTTTTTAGTGTCCACATATTTCTTTTTTTATGAGTTAGCAAACATGGTTCTTCAGACAAATGGTCCTAAAGAGCTTATTTCTTAATGACCCACTCCAACAATATCATCGGCTTCCATAGTCTGAAAATACTACGATGAACATGTTCAAGATCCTAGTTCAAAACATGTAAGAGCATCTAAAATCAGGCGCCTCAAACGGTCTCTCATACGCCTTCGGACGCGCCTGGTCAATGACCGAATAGAAGAAGGAAAACCGTCACCCAACCAGACCCCTCACATCCCTATATGTTCGGGCTGTCCGCGAACCCTCATATCCATCTCAAATATAGGAAGGATATGAGGGCTCGCGGGCGCTCCCGGTCAGTCCGCCACGTTGGATGTAGCCCCACACCAGACCACCTTTTATCTTTCTTTATTCAttcttttctttctctctcttcatcTCCATCAATCACATGCACGTGACCAGACATATGAGGAAGAAAATGAGGAGTGTGGTTGTGCGGACGGACAAATAGGGGCTCAAAATAGACACGACCGGTCACTGACCGGGCGCGTCCATGGGCATTTGAGGGGTCGAATTAGAGGTACATGGCTTAAGATGCTCTAGGGATGATCTTCAAGAGATATCTGGATTGATGTGCTCGTATTTGACCCCTAACATATTAGGGATCAAATACGAGCACATCAATCCAGATATCTCCACATTAAGATCCTCATTCAAAACTTAGGGATCAAATACGAGTAGTTCTATAGTATTCAGTTCTTTTGAGCTTGGGGCTATTGAGTTACAGTGTCAAGTCTCAAGTAAATGGAGTATGTTTTCTTTTCATTGCCATGGATTCTCTTCTTTTGGCCCGCTACAATATCAAATCTTGTGCCATCAGTTTTCAACAAACCTGAGGGGAATGAAGGGGAAAAATGTCAGAAGCACATGTATGGTGAAGTCAACTGAACTTATCGGAAAATCAGTGCTGACAGTTCAACTTGTACTTTAGAAGTTTCTATTAATATGCTTAGCTAATCATATACTAGAAAGTAGTATTAAGATATTTATTTGATCGTATTATTTAAAGATCTCCTTACCTTTGTTAATATGCTTCTAAGATATTTATCTGATCGTATTATTTTGGTAGCTTTTAAGAATACTAAGATCGATCTCCTTACCTTTGTTACCGTTGTAGCTGGAAACATCCACATACATCTTAGCCATACCACCCCATGGAGATGTTAGTTTGTTTCTTAGCTACCAAAATAATACAAAGTGTTAAGCACAATTGATTACATAGATGATCGAGATTTGATGAGATTTGTGTAGATTTGAAAGTGCATCTTTAGCCCCTATTGAGTTTTGGCAATTAATGGCAAGAATTATGATTTATTTTGGCATATAGTCCTTATTGATGAGTGAAAATGTCATTGGTGACTCTTACCTTTTGTTGATAACTAGTTGTCAGCCCCTTGAGCTCCTAGTGTGCAATCTATGCTTTTAGTTTATCCAAGATTCACATTTAGTTTAAGGACTATCGGGGAATAAGCAAAATAAATAGGGTTGAACTCCACATCAAAATCCTTATTCATATCCCTAAGTTTTCCACTCCCTCAAAAAAAATGTTTTCCACTCCCTCCATTCATCTACTTTCTCACTTCCATAGTACTTTCGAGTATTCTCAACCTGGTACTATCGAGTCTGTGAGGAATGAGAGTTTTTGCTTAGCAAACCTAGTTCCTCGATTTGCTTCAAAAACTGCCTAGATCTTTTCTTTGTCACTATCGTGCTATGTTTCCACTGAGACCATCTCTGTTAGCTCAAGTACATCCAAGCCTAATGTTTTTTGGCACTTCCTTGCACCCCTCCATTTGTTTCAGCTCTCTGTCATATTATAGGTCCAATACTCCCGAGAAAATCCTATTTGATACCTTCTAGCTCAGACATAGTCATTTCTGCACAAATTCCCCCTGAGACATGCTTTGTTGACCCCGGAACTTTTTGTGAGTTGGAAATATACTACCTATATGTCTGGTACCTCCAAGCTTTTTGTTCCTAGTACCATCGGGTATTAGATTTCTAAGAGGCTTACTGGACAACCCAACACCTCCAAGTGTCGCACGCATCCGGAAATGTTATTTCTCTCTGGCCATTCAAAAAGTGTGTGGTAGTattttttctttcaggacttctAGGCTAGTTATGTTTTCAAAGTAACTTTCAACTTTCTTTGTCTGTAaatagaccccccccccccccccccccccacacacacacacacaccccttgGGTTGGGTGCCTGTTTAGAGAGACTTAGACACATATTTGAGAGAAGAACTTTGTAAGTTTTAAGGCCAAGCTCCTCCCTTTCTTGAACCCTTTCCTAGCAATCCATCTCTTTGCTTCAAGTCTATCTTTGTGTGTAAGAGAGATCCTATGGGTTCTTGACATAATTGACTGAAGATTTTTTTGAGGAGTCCATCCAAAGTGACTTTGATTTGCTTGCTACGCTTGAAGAGTGTGTGACTATTAGATGATGATTAGCAATCACTTGAGAGCCCACGGTGTAAAGGAGTTAATAGTTTGTACAAGCCCGATGATCATCTTCTTCATGTTAGATCAAACCCGAGTGAAGCTTTTGACCTTAATCGCATCAGTCATGATGTAATAGATGGGCAATAACTTTTAAGGATTTTTGTGGGAGACACTAGGGAAACTTTTGTGGTTTTAAAACTTGTGTCCGAACATCTGCCAACAAGGAGTAGGATAGCATCAATagtccaaacctcagaaaaacaTCGCCGAAATTCCGCCAACGAGTAGGATAGCACCATCCAAACCACAGGAAAACATCATCCTGCTAGGACTAACGATTTTGGTAGACATGTTCGGTTCTTGTCTCTAACATAGATTGCTTATGAACAATATTTCTCAATAAAGCTCTCCAGAATTCTCAATAAAGAAAATAAGAAATTTGTCTTTGGTTCTGCTTCCGATCTCAATTGTCGTTGTGCTTCTAGAGGCTGGTTAAGGGCTTCTAGTGCTCCTCCCTAGAAAGCATTAACAGCCATCCACTTTCCAGATTTTGTGTACGGAAAAACTACTTGCAACAGGCATGTGTCATATAGACACCATTCCACTCTGTCCgccccataatataagagcatttttgacacgaaaaacattcttatattatgggacagagggagtacatatgACAGTCCTAACATCTGTGATGCAAGTTGACACGAAAGGTAGCGTCCcaacaaagggggagaaaaacaTAACTCGTCTATCAAAAATTCTATCAGAACTTTGGCTGGTTCCAGAAAGAACACATTAGGGGGTCAAATACGAGCACAACAATGCAGATATCTCTAATCTAGTTCTGTAGTATTCTAGTTCTTTTGAACTTGGTGCAGTTGAGCTACAATATCAAGCCTCAAGTAAATGGAACACGGTTTCTCTTCATTGCCATGGGTTCTTCTTTCGCCCCGCTGCAAGCGTTGAACTAGTTTTGGAACTCTGCGGGTCAAACAAAATCATCAAGTGTGTTTAGGATGGGCTAAGAAAGCAAGCATAGGTGTGAAAATTAGTACGCTGGCAGACTTACGGATTTCGACTTCTTCAACTTGCCCCTAATCCTGTTCTTTTGAGGTTTCAGTTTATAAATGCGCACCATCCAGTGGTGGGTTGTGAAAACCTATTTAGCACCACGATAGGTGAGCAACAAGCAGGGACTGAAGTAGAAAAAATGGACGAACTCAACATTAGCTGATGGTAAGGAGAGTAAAATCACAATACCTCCTCAAAATGTGTTAGCTTGAAATGCTTCTTTCCTATTTCATATCCTCTTACTCTGTCAAAGCCTTTGCCATCAGTTTCAACAAACCTGAGGGGAACAAAGGGAAACAAATGTCAAAAGAACATGCATGGCGACGTCAACTGAACTTATCCTATTGAATTCTATACAACATACCTGTAATAGCAAAGCTTGTACATGAGGCAATTCAACATAGTTGGAGTTGCTTGAGCATCAACACGGTACTGGCCATCTCTCTATCAAATATATAGGACacaaaaaaatcagaaaaaacATGAAATATGCAGAGTCACACATGTTTAACTATTCTTTTACTCATGCTAACAAAAATACATGGAGGGCACCATCTAAGAAAGGAATCCAGTACTCACAAGATAATCTGGCTCCTTGATGTGAGGGAATTCACCACCTCCTATGCGAACCATCCNNNNNNNNNNNNNNNNNNNNNNNNNNNNNNNNNNNNNNNNNNNNNNNNNNNNNNNNNNNNNNNNNNNNNNNNNNNNNNNNNNNNNNNNNNNNNNNNNNNNNNNNNNNNNNNNNNNNNNNNNNNNNNNNNNNNNNNNNNNNNNNNNNNNNNNNNNNNNNNNNNNNNNNNNNNNNNNNNNNNNNNNNNNNNNNNNNNNNNNNNNNNNNNNNNNNNNNNNNNNNNNNNNNNNNNNNNNNNNNNNNNNNNNNNNNNNNNNNNNNNNNNNNNNNNNNNNNNNNNNNNNNNNNNNNNNNNNNNNNNNNNNNNNNNNNNNNNNNNNNNNNNNNNNNNNNNNNNNNNNNNNNNNNNNNNNNNNNNNNNNNNNNNNNNNNNNNNNNNNNNNNNNNNNNNNNNNNNNNNNNNNNNNNNNNNNNNNNNNNNNNNNNNNNNNNNNNNNNNNNNNNNNNNNNNNNNNNNNNNNNNNNNNNNNNNNNNNNNNNNNNNNNNNNNNNNNNNNNNNNNNNNNNNNNNNNNNNNNNNNNNNNNNNNNNNNNNNNNNNNNNNNNNNNNNNNNNNNNNNNNNNNNNNNNNNNNNNNNNNNNNNNNNNNNNNNNNNNNNNNNNNNNNNNNNNNNNNNNNNNNNNNNNNNNNNNNNNNNNNNNNNNNNNNNNNNNNNNNNNNNNNNNNNNNNNNNNNNNNNNNNNNNNNNNNNNNNNNNNNNNNNNNNNNNNNNNNNNNNNNNNNNNNNNNNNNNNNNNNNNNNNNNNNNNNNNNNNNNNNNNNNNNNNNNNNNNNNNNNNNNNNNNNNNNNNNNNNNNNNNNNNNNNNNNNNNNNNNNNNNNNNNNNNNNNNNNNNNNNNNNNNNNNNNNNNNNNNNNNNNNNNNNNNNNNNNNNNNNNNNNNNNNNNNNNNNNNNNNNNNNNNNNNNNNNNNNNNNNNNNNNNNNNNNNNNNNNNNNNNNNNNNNNNNNNNNNNNNNNNNNNNNNNNNNNNNNNNNNNNNNNNNNNNNNNNNNNNNNNNNctacgtgtcaccaagatcaatctaggagatgctagcaacgagagagagggagtgcatcttcatacccttgaagatcgctaagcggaagcattgcaagaacacgattggtggagtcgtacacgcaacaattcagatcacggtcgattccgatctaagcgccgaacaacggcgcctccgcgttcaacgcacgtacagcccggggacgtctcctccttcttgatccagcaaggggagaggagaagttgagggagaactccgatagcacgacagcgtggtggtgatgaagctcgtggttctccggcagagcttcgccaagcgtgacggaggaggaggtgttggagagggggagggctgcgccaggggaagggtgtggTAGCCCTCCCCCCAcactatttataggggaaggggagagggggccgcccccccgATCCCATCTACAAGGGGGGACggcggctgtcggtgtcaaaaccagcggatctcgggtagggggtcccgaactgtgcgtctaaggcggatggtaacaggaggtaggggacacgatgttttacccaggttcgggccctcttgatggaggtaaaaccctacgtcctgcttgatttattcttgatgatatgagtattacaagagttgatctaccacgagatcggagaggctaaaccctagaagctagcctatggtatgattgtatcttgtcctacggactaaaaccctccggtttatatagacactggaaagggttagtgtcggtgtcaaaaccggcggatctcgggtagggggtcccgaactgtgcgtctaggcagatggtaacaggagacaagggacacgatgtttttacccaggttcgggccctctcgatgcaggtaaaaccctactcctgcttgattaatattgatgatatgggtagtacaagagtagatctaccacgagatcaaggaggctaaaccctagaagctagcctatggtatgattgtcgtacctacggactaaaaccctctggtttatatagacaccggagagggctagggttacacagagtcggttacaatggtaggagatctacatatccgtatcgccaagcttgccttccacgccaaggaaagtcccttccggacacgagacgaagtcctcaatcttgtatcttcatagtctaggagtccggccgaaggtatagtccggctatccggacaccccctaatccaggactccctcagtagcccccgaaccaggcttcaatgacgacgagtccggcgcgcagattgtctttggcattgcaaggcgggttctcctccaaattccgtgtacctgttgaataatgtccggtttcttgtaaatgtagcgctccttggcttgtacgcccaataatggccgtcttccacgtgtcaaacgaatacgaaaagtcaaggtgtttttacatttacacccctagccgcgtgaatgagccgcctatttaaggggacgaagatttagatccaaaccacaccttctcccctccgcgagtattcatcagagcgtatccgacagaggtccattctatcatggccggccgccgcagctcctcctctcgcccttccagccctcagcctggagattgggagagatgctccatcccgcacagcgagctagtgacgctctagaccaagggatttctccccccggcctatatggtcccggttcgagccggacttgccacctataatggcggagagcaagcggagagcgccccaatctctccaaaggagagcgggtatgccttgtcccttacttaataagagggctcggatttccaattcatccgtttctctgggggctcctggagttctatggcctccagctgcacaacctcacacctgcctccatattgcatatcgcgggcttcgtagccctttgcgagctgtttttggactgcgaggctcatttcgcgctgtggaaaaggctattctgccttgtgccccgttctcagaaggggtcaatatatcaagtgggcggagccgaattgtggcgcattgccgggaccggatatctatccggaaccccaaagaaggcgtccaaggactggccttcggaatggttttatatagaggacgtcccgctgccagatcctgtccggatcggcctccctgagttcgacagtgctcccctaaagaagcgcctaagctggcgtccacggagccctcagagcgaaagcgacaaggacgttctttacctgatgggccggataagattgttagctcattccggactgaccatgatcggggtcatggccgcatgcatcatgcgaggggtgcagccgctccagtatagaggccaccccatgtgggacttcaacggggaggacgacgccacccgccacggccgtaaggggccggattcggctgccgctctaataaagatcttgtccgctttgtacaagggagaagaggaggaatttctccgcgtcaacccatagggtggattttctatgtacaatcccccaagttgggtaagtggacatttttacttgcccatccattttatattcccatcgttaaatattcagtctaacgacttcaacgcaggaactgcgccaggctgttaaagaaataaacaaccctcctccacaacccgaggatccgggacggtccctcgacccggcctctcaagaggatccggacttatctgtggagctgattgatggggtgtttcatcaattgagcaaggacaatgccttggtggccattacggctgattacccagggctactcccagcctcacaggtaactgagaccgaagtcccaacactttgaaaagggatctatcctcgcgtgttttcgattgccgtatgacaatcgtgttttgcaggggaggtccttgagacgggaggccgagcctgcggcgactagccaacgagggcggcaaggccccgcgggctgaaaagaagtgcggtccggactgagacgccggcgcaaaggtatagcgcgccatcttattcccaggtgttattccttcaaggcatattaacactcgtgctctcttcaggacgaagagacctcgccagactatatccggagaggttgccaatcgcgcctccaccagccaggctccaaagcctggtccggaagcggaggcgaacacaaggcgcgcaccgggcgctcctccgacagaggatgcggacaggctgtctgccaccaatttcgaggtggagagtgccatgaaccacaggcgtcgccggacagttcttcacgacgcttgtttctcccaagaggcattggatgccttcaattcgggagatgcgtacctccgtgccgctcaaaatggtcttagccagagccacagagcaatatgtaaaagacatacgggtaagaaaattttggtaattatatatataccagtagcccccgagacttgaaacagttagaataaccgatttaaggatcatttgttatgcaggttcttacaaaaaagaataccctactgtcccaggagctggaagagtgcaaagcccaacttgaggccgcactagccgcggcaggggagcccaaggagaccccctctagtaatatacgcttcgaaagataagtattttgcgaagtgcggcgtgggtgcaaatctgataaatgaaattgcagatggcgccggattaaatccggaaaagcaacaactcctatgccagctgaaggctggtgagagtgtgctgacaaaggtgaggcgggagaagaacgatctccaagatgccaacaccaagctgggcattgaactgaaggatgttcgtgcctagctgttggactccgttaaggagaatcagcggcttcgacacgacatatttagtaagtgcttaaatgaactttgaaaaaagagttcggcgaggaagttgactaacagagtaatgtctgtaggtatgctaacaggtcgtcctgcagaggaaatgcccggttctacgggtgaccttcttctcaagctctcacaactgcacgagcgagttcggcaggtgatgcaaggcgtcgcccaggccttgtggcatccgtctccatgcccgaaggccttggagagcttgtagagaagctgaagggagcgcggcggcgcttccgattgtggaagatgtcggcctgccgttaaggcgccagggaggcctgggccatggtgaagacgcggtacacgaaggctgacccaaaccacatggccgaggtcggacccatggggcccgatgggaaggagatccccgtgagcttagtatacggccaagtagaattggccgcaaagtattcccaacaggactgtaagctagacagcctgttagatggtattgaagaggaatacaatcagtcagattgactatgtaattttaattgacatgtgtaatgccttctagccggattgtagatcgtttgtcatggccgaccttttcgcttcaacctcgggacctgacggttcggagtgtgtccgaataccctcgcggttatacaagaaccggggtatgcatggggaccaagcgtaggggtcattagtgcttgaacagacaagtgcccaactagctatgttatattacatggttagtaagaaacatcttccagggagaatagttccgttaggggttcctttccctgggaggcatgccctaaagtgcatgtccattctgcgaaaagagacgcaggaaaaacatctgggggcatataaataaataagtgaaaaaaagatcatctttagttcaccgaccgaatattcccttaagaacgctagctttcggcttcacccagtctgaggtacacatccggctgacccgacagtaacaatcgcagaggtgctccctttaccacctagccaaacaatcaggaacgtaggggtaagcacaggagccaaacaacccagcttggccaaaacttaagtcatatcgatgcatataatggtgaataaaaggtacatgcggaagtgtgacacatgtgttgggcatgaagcccgtataaataagcttctgtttaaagaagcccccaggtttaatgagcgcagatagcgcgtcactttatgagcctttaaaggctataagagagagcgaggggagaaggagagaaatgtaagacagaaagtatataaaaaatggacagaggaaggagacaaacacagagtccagcgctaggcatagaatcttcggagacgggctgcgttccatgggttcggctcgagtcggttatccgatgcatctcgcaggcggtacgctccaccagtcaggacttggtcaattatgaagggaccttcccacttgggcttgagtttgtcctttttcttgcccggcaggcgtagaactaattcgccaacgttgtaatttttggcccgtacttctctgctttggtatcttcgagcctgctgttgatagaatgcggaacgggcttttgccacgtcacgctcttcctccaaggcatccaaactgtcctgccgatcgagctcggcttctctttcttcgtacatgcgcactcaaggtgagtcatgaattatgtcgcagggcaaaactgcctctgcgtcgtacaccatgaagaatggtgtgtatccggtggtgcgattcggcgtggtccgcagcccccagagtacggagtcgagctcctctacctagtgcgtattagattccttaagggaacgcactaatctgggtttgatgccgctcatgataataccatttgcacgttcgacctggccgttagtttgtgggtgatagaaggaagcataatcgagcttgatgcctatgtttttgcaccagagttttacctcatcggccgtaaagttcgtgccgttatcagtgatgatgctgtgggggacgctgtaacggtgtacaaccccggatataaagtctatcaccggtccggattcggccgtcttaacaggcttggcttctatccatttggtgaatttatccaccatgaccagtaagtattttttcttgtgggttccgcctttaaggggtccaaccatgtcaagcccccagaccgcgaagggccaagtgatggggatagtttggagggcggtgggtggcatatggctttggtttgcaaaaagctggcaaccgacgcatcgttggactaagtcctgggcgtctgcccgggccgtcggccaataaaagcctgtacggaaggccttgcttacaagggaccgagctgcagcgtgatgaccgccgagtccggcgtgaatttcagccaggaggtccctcccttcctcttcggagatgcacctttgaaggactccggtagcgcttttcttataaagctctccctcatggactttataggctttagattgccgtactatgcagcgtgcctcattttggtcctcggggagttcctgcctagtaaggtaggcgaggaatggttctgtccacggggcgatgacggccattattacgt
Coding sequences within it:
- the LOC125537409 gene encoding dolichyl-diphosphooligosaccharide--protein glycosyltransferase subunit STT3A-like, with the protein product MVRIGGGEFPHIKEPDYLRDGQYRVDAQATPTMLNCLMYKLCYYRFVETDGKGFDRVRGYEIGKKHFKLTHFEEVFTTHHWMVRIYKLKPQKNRIRGKLKKSKSSSKTSSTLAAGRKKNPWQ